A region of Hoplias malabaricus isolate fHopMal1 chromosome 12, fHopMal1.hap1, whole genome shotgun sequence DNA encodes the following proteins:
- the b3galt1b gene encoding beta-1,3-galactosyltransferase 1: protein MHKCFIMPSKVSCLYVLTVVCWASALWYLSISRPTASYVGQLSAPARKSAKVQKSNTTTFSNIRTRPLNPHGFDFIINEPKKCETDVPFLVILISTTHKEFDARQAIRETWGDESTFSDLRIITLFLLGRSTDNVLNQMVEQESQIFHDIVVEDFVDSYHNLTLKTLMGMRWVATFCNQAKYVMKTDSDIFVNMDNLVYKLLKPATKPRRRYFTGYVINGSPIRDMRSKWYMPRDLYPESKYPPFCSGTGYVFSADVAELIYKTSLRTRLLHLEDVYVGVCLRKLGIHPYQNSGFNHWKMAYSLCRYRRVITVHQISPEEMHRIWNDMSSKKHLKC from the coding sequence ATGCATAAATGCTTCATAATGCCTTCAAAAGTCTCATGCCTGTATGTATTGACCGTTGTTTGCTGGGCAAGTGCCCTGTGGTACCTAAGCATATCCAGACCCACGGCGTCGTACGTGGGACAGCTGTCCGCTCCAGCGCGGAAGAGCGCTAAAGTCCAGAAGAGCAACACGACCACCTTCAGCAACATTAGAACACGCCCGCTAAACCCTCACGGATTCGACTTTATTATCAACGAGCCTAAGAAGTGTGAGACGGATGTGCCATTCCTAGTGATCCTCATCAGCACGACGCACAAGGAGTTTGACGCCCGGCAGGCCATTAGAGAAACATGGGGTGATGAAAGCACCTTCAGTGACCTTCGCATCATCACACTCTTCCTCCTCGGGCGCAGCACTGACAATGTCCTCAACCAGATGGTGGAGCAAGAAAGTCAGATCTTCCATGACATCGTAGTGGAGGATTTTGTGGATTCCTACCATAACCTGACCCTCAAGACTCTGATGGGAATGCGATGGGTGGCCACCTTCTGTAACCAGGCCAAGTATGTGATGAAGACGGACAGCGATATCTTCGTCAACATGGACAACCTGGTGTACAAGTTACTAAAACCAGCCACTAAGCCTAGGCGGAGGTACTTCACAGGCTACGTCATAAACGGCTCCCCTATTCGGGACATGCGCAGTAAGTGGTATATGCCCAGGGACCTGTACCCAGAGAGCAAATACCCGCCTTTCTGCTCTGGCACGGGCTACGTGTTCTCAGCAGATGTGGCAGAGCTGATCTATAAGACTTCCCTTCGCACCCGCCTGCTCCATCTGGAGGATGTTTACGTGGGGGTTTGCCTGAGGAAGCTCGGCATTCACCCATATCAGAACAGTGGCTTCAATCACTGGAAAATGGCCTACAGCCTCTGTAGATACCGCCGAGTCATCACCGTGCACCAGATCTCCCCTGAGGAGATGCATCGGATCTGGAATGACATGTCCAGCAAGAAACATCTTAAGTGTTAG